One Shewanella sp. MR-4 DNA window includes the following coding sequences:
- the tyrA gene encoding bifunctional chorismate mutase/prephenate dehydrogenase, whose product MNEKTTTELEHLRGLIDGVDQQLLHLLRKRLDLVAQVGTVKHAAGLPIYAPQREAAMLAKRREEAKNMGIAPQLIEDILRRLMRESYLNEKDVGFKQVKNDLGSVVIVGGKGQLGGLFQQMLTLSGYQVKVLDKDDWQQAETLFADAGLVLVTVPIAITCDIIREKLTQLPQECILADLTSIKTEPMNAMLAAHKGPVVGFHPMFGPDVGSLAKQVVVVCHGREADKYQWLLEQIGIWGARIVEAEPERHDNAMQLVQAMRHFSTFVYGLNLCKEEADIETLLQFSSPIYRLELAMVGRLFAQSPELYADIIFAQQDSQHAIGDYLDNYREALELLKRGDRDAFISQFQTVAKWFGDFAPQFQRESRMMLQSVSDMKTN is encoded by the coding sequence ATGAACGAAAAAACCACAACTGAATTAGAACACCTTCGAGGTCTCATCGATGGTGTCGACCAACAATTGCTGCATTTACTACGTAAACGCTTAGATTTAGTCGCTCAGGTGGGAACGGTAAAACACGCCGCAGGCCTGCCAATTTATGCGCCGCAACGCGAAGCGGCTATGCTGGCAAAACGCCGCGAAGAAGCCAAGAACATGGGCATAGCGCCACAACTGATTGAAGATATTTTGCGCCGCTTGATGCGTGAATCCTATCTCAACGAGAAGGATGTCGGCTTTAAGCAAGTAAAAAACGATCTCGGTTCAGTCGTGATTGTTGGTGGTAAGGGTCAGCTTGGTGGACTGTTCCAACAAATGCTGACGCTCTCGGGTTATCAGGTTAAAGTGCTTGATAAAGACGACTGGCAGCAGGCGGAAACCTTATTTGCCGACGCCGGATTGGTACTGGTGACTGTGCCTATCGCCATCACCTGCGACATTATCCGTGAGAAACTGACCCAATTACCGCAGGAATGTATCTTAGCCGACTTAACCTCAATCAAGACTGAACCTATGAATGCCATGTTGGCCGCTCACAAGGGGCCTGTTGTCGGCTTTCATCCCATGTTTGGCCCAGATGTCGGCAGTTTGGCTAAGCAGGTGGTGGTGGTGTGCCATGGCCGCGAAGCCGATAAATACCAATGGTTGCTCGAGCAAATTGGAATTTGGGGCGCACGGATTGTAGAAGCTGAGCCTGAACGTCACGACAATGCGATGCAATTGGTACAGGCGATGCGCCACTTCTCGACCTTTGTGTATGGCTTGAACCTTTGCAAAGAAGAAGCGGATATTGAAACCCTGCTGCAATTTAGCTCACCTATCTATCGCTTAGAACTCGCCATGGTCGGGCGCTTGTTTGCCCAAAGCCCGGAGCTTTATGCCGATATTATTTTTGCCCAGCAGGATAGCCAGCATGCGATTGGCGATTATTTGGATAACTATCGCGAAGCATTAGAGCTATTAAAGCGGGGCGATAGGGACGCGTTTATCAGCCAGTTCCAAACGGTAGCAAAATGGTTTGGTGATTTTGCTCCTCAGTTTCAGCGTGAAAGTCGCATGATGCTGCAATCGGTCAGTGATATGAAAACGAACTGA
- the rimM gene encoding ribosome maturation factor RimM (Essential for efficient processing of 16S rRNA), with protein sequence MSSNQQPVVLGKLGSCHGIKGWLKITAYTDSVEGIFDYSPWLIKENGEWREVKVIQWRYQGKAVVAELEGVTTRERAQMLTNCEIGILPEQMNALPEDEFYWRDLIGCEVINTNGYNMGVVDQIVETGSNDVLLVKANAKDSFGKVERMLPFVPGQFILKVDIQGKQILVDWDPDF encoded by the coding sequence ATGAGCAGTAACCAACAGCCAGTCGTACTGGGGAAATTAGGCTCCTGTCATGGCATTAAAGGTTGGCTGAAAATCACCGCCTATACCGATTCTGTTGAAGGGATCTTTGACTATTCACCTTGGCTTATTAAAGAAAATGGTGAATGGCGTGAAGTAAAAGTCATTCAGTGGCGTTACCAAGGCAAAGCGGTTGTCGCCGAGCTTGAAGGTGTCACCACGCGGGAGCGAGCACAAATGCTCACCAATTGCGAAATTGGGATCCTGCCAGAGCAGATGAACGCATTGCCAGAAGACGAGTTCTATTGGCGTGACCTCATCGGTTGTGAAGTGATTAATACTAATGGCTATAACATGGGTGTTGTCGATCAAATCGTGGAAACCGGTTCGAACGATGTGCTCTTAGTGAAAGCCAACGCGAAAGATAGCTTCGGCAAAGTGGAGCGTATGCTTCCCTTTGTTCCAGGACAATTCATCTTAAAGGTGGATATCCAAGGTAAACAGATTTTAGTGGATTGGGATCCTGACTTTTAA
- the pdxJ gene encoding pyridoxine 5'-phosphate synthase, which produces MSRILLGVNIDHIATLRQARGTSYPDPVHAAAVAEHAGADGITIHLREDRRHIIDRDVYLLAKTLKTRMNFECAVTEEMLNIACEVKPTYVCLVPEKRQEVTTEGGLDVAGQLDKITAAVSRLAANGIQVSLFIDADKTQIDAAVESGAPLIEIHTGCYADAKTAEEEAKELARISEMAKYAHGKGLVVNAGHGLHYHNVKPIAAIPELYELNIGHAIVARAAIDGLATAVKDMKALMLEGRRGE; this is translated from the coding sequence ATGAGCCGTATCTTATTGGGTGTTAATATCGACCACATTGCGACCCTGCGTCAGGCTCGCGGCACCAGTTATCCCGATCCTGTCCATGCGGCGGCGGTTGCCGAGCATGCGGGTGCCGACGGTATCACGATTCATTTACGGGAAGACAGACGCCATATTATCGACCGCGATGTGTATCTGCTGGCAAAAACCTTAAAGACGCGGATGAACTTTGAGTGTGCAGTGACTGAAGAAATGCTCAACATCGCCTGCGAAGTCAAACCAACCTACGTTTGTTTAGTCCCTGAAAAACGTCAAGAAGTGACGACTGAAGGCGGTTTAGATGTGGCTGGTCAATTAGATAAAATCACTGCAGCGGTAAGCCGTTTAGCCGCCAATGGTATTCAAGTGTCACTGTTTATTGATGCCGATAAGACGCAAATCGATGCCGCAGTCGAATCTGGCGCGCCACTTATCGAAATCCATACCGGTTGCTATGCCGATGCTAAAACAGCTGAGGAAGAGGCCAAAGAGCTTGCGCGTATCAGCGAAATGGCTAAATACGCCCACGGTAAGGGCTTAGTCGTGAATGCGGGCCACGGGCTGCATTACCACAATGTTAAGCCGATTGCGGCGATCCCTGAGCTGTATGAACTCAACATTGGCCATGCCATTGTCGCGCGTGCGGCCATTGATGGCTTAGCGACAGCGGTTAAAGACATGAAAGCACTGATGTTAGAAGGTCGTCGAGGCGAATAA
- the tnpA gene encoding IS200/IS605-like element ISShes4 family transposase codes for MGDYRSSSHVYWRCKYHIVWTPKYRFKILKGNLGKELYRSIYILCNMKSCEVLELNVQIDHVHLVVIIHPKLSVSTLMGILKGRSAIRLFNKFPHVRKKLWGNSFWARGYFVDTVGVNEEIIRRYVRHQDKQDLEHDAQLSLQMK; via the coding sequence ATGGGCGATTACAGAAGTTCATCACATGTTTACTGGCGTTGTAAATATCATATCGTTTGGACGCCTAAGTACAGATTCAAAATTCTAAAAGGTAATCTTGGTAAAGAGCTCTACAGGTCGATTTATATTCTATGCAATATGAAAAGTTGTGAGGTCTTAGAATTAAACGTCCAGATAGATCATGTGCATCTAGTCGTGATAATTCACCCAAAGTTGTCAGTATCCACATTAATGGGGATATTGAAGGGTAGGAGCGCAATAAGGCTTTTTAACAAATTCCCTCATGTTCGTAAGAAGTTATGGGGAAATAGCTTTTGGGCGAGGGGTTATTTTGTTGATACGGTAGGCGTAAATGAGGAAATCATAAGACGCTATGTTCGCCATCAAGATAAGCAAGATCTAGAGCATGATGCTCAATTGTCGCTACAGATGAAGTAG
- the recO gene encoding DNA repair protein RecO yields the protein MKRGYVLHHRPYRESSALVNLLVDGIGRVDAIARVGSGKRSIKSILQPFQPLIFEFSGKSELKNISQIEAAAPAVPLSGYSLYAGMYINELLMRTLSVHHNAEALFLIYHQALVGLAAQFCESKLRYLELALLRELGAMPSLIRDTQGEPLIPEHYYQLVPELGFQFVLNSRAKHTYQGAMLTALNDNQLLQEQFLEAKRLMRSMLQPLLGNKPLVSRQLFIQATASIRDGNN from the coding sequence ATGAAACGGGGGTATGTTTTGCATCATCGCCCCTACCGGGAGTCTAGCGCGCTGGTCAATCTCTTGGTTGACGGTATTGGTCGTGTCGATGCCATCGCGCGAGTCGGGAGCGGTAAACGCTCCATCAAAAGTATCCTCCAGCCCTTTCAGCCGCTGATTTTTGAATTTAGCGGTAAATCTGAACTCAAAAACATCAGCCAAATTGAAGCGGCCGCGCCAGCCGTGCCTTTATCGGGTTATAGCCTGTATGCCGGCATGTATATCAATGAGTTGCTGATGCGAACCTTGTCGGTCCACCATAATGCCGAGGCGTTATTTCTCATCTACCACCAAGCCTTAGTAGGACTTGCGGCGCAGTTTTGTGAGTCGAAGCTGCGGTACCTTGAGCTGGCGCTCTTGCGGGAGCTTGGGGCCATGCCATCCCTTATTCGCGATACCCAAGGTGAACCGCTGATCCCTGAACATTACTATCAGCTTGTGCCAGAACTGGGTTTTCAATTTGTGTTGAACAGCAGGGCAAAGCATACCTATCAAGGCGCGATGTTAACCGCGCTTAACGATAATCAATTGTTGCAAGAGCAGTTTTTAGAGGCTAAACGGTTGATGCGCTCTATGCTGCAACCCCTGCTCGGAAATAAGCCGCTGGTGAGCAGGCAGTTGTTTATTCAAGCGACAGCCTCTATCAGAGATGGGAATAATTAG
- the rplS gene encoding 50S ribosomal protein L19 — MNNIIKMLNDEQMKQDVPAFGAGDTVVVQVRVKEGDKERLQAFEGVVIAKRNRGLHSAFTVRKISNGEGVERAFQTHSPLIASIEVKRRGRVRRAKLYYLRDRSGKSARIREKLATK; from the coding sequence ATGAACAACATCATTAAAATGCTCAACGATGAGCAAATGAAACAAGACGTACCTGCGTTTGGTGCTGGTGATACAGTAGTAGTTCAGGTTCGTGTTAAAGAAGGTGATAAAGAGCGTTTACAGGCTTTCGAAGGCGTTGTAATTGCTAAGCGTAACCGTGGTCTGCACTCTGCATTCACAGTACGTAAAATCTCTAATGGCGAAGGTGTTGAGCGTGCATTCCAAACGCACAGCCCTCTGATCGCTAGCATTGAAGTTAAGCGTCGTGGCCGCGTTCGTCGCGCCAAACTGTACTACTTACGTGATCGTTCAGGTAAATCTGCGCGTATCCGTGAAAAGCTGGCTACTAAGTAA
- the trmD gene encoding tRNA (guanosine(37)-N1)-methyltransferase TrmD — translation MWLGVITLFPEMFRAVTDFGVTGRAVKNGLLELHTWNPRDFTHDRHSTVDDRPYGGGPGMLMMVQPLRDAIHAAKAAAGEEAKVIYLSPQGRKLDQQGVTELAESSRLILVCGRYEGIDERIIQTEVDEEWSVGDYVLSGGELPAMTLIDAVSRLVPGVLGKQASAEQDSFSDGLLDCPHYTRPESLDGLDVPAVLLSGNHEQIRLWRLQQSLGRTFLRRPELFENLALTDEQSTLLAQFVEAMDKNA, via the coding sequence ATGTGGTTAGGGGTAATAACCCTGTTCCCAGAAATGTTTCGTGCCGTAACAGACTTTGGGGTTACGGGTCGTGCCGTGAAAAACGGTCTGCTTGAGTTGCACACGTGGAATCCTCGCGATTTCACCCATGATAGACACAGTACGGTAGATGACAGGCCTTACGGCGGTGGTCCCGGTATGTTGATGATGGTGCAACCCTTACGCGATGCCATTCATGCTGCGAAAGCGGCGGCAGGCGAAGAGGCGAAGGTGATTTACTTGTCACCTCAAGGACGCAAGCTGGATCAGCAAGGCGTCACTGAGTTGGCTGAATCATCCCGGTTGATTCTGGTGTGTGGTCGATACGAAGGTATTGATGAACGCATTATTCAAACGGAAGTGGATGAAGAATGGTCGGTTGGGGATTACGTGCTTTCGGGCGGCGAATTACCTGCAATGACCTTGATAGATGCAGTATCGAGATTGGTTCCTGGCGTGCTAGGAAAACAAGCTTCGGCGGAGCAAGATTCTTTCTCCGACGGTTTACTGGACTGTCCTCATTACACGCGCCCTGAAAGCTTAGATGGACTCGATGTACCCGCAGTACTGCTAAGTGGCAACCACGAACAAATTAGACTCTGGCGTTTGCAGCAAAGCCTTGGTAGGACTTTTCTAAGACGGCCAGAATTATTTGAAAATCTAGCTCTGACTGACGAACAATCGACTCTTTTAGCGCAGTTCGTTGAAGCAATGGACAAGAATGCTTAG
- a CDS encoding inner membrane protein YpjD — MVIFSASAMFFYCIALVLVTSRLFHPEGPNRKAVAGVAAIAVILHAAALSQAMFTTDGQNFSLTNVISLVNWIIAFTFTVMMFRLKVIVVVPVVYACSVLSVALLWLLPPKFITHFELYPEVLAHVVLSLMAYSALMIAALYAIQLAMIQNKLKKKQLMLSPGIPPLMTVEKQLYHLVIIGVILLSLSLATGFIFLDDMFADGKGHKAILSIIAWFVYIAMLWQQYWVGCKIRTAVIYTLTGATLLSLAYFGARIVKELILS; from the coding sequence ATGGTCATTTTTTCTGCCTCAGCCATGTTTTTTTATTGCATCGCATTGGTATTAGTGACAAGTCGACTGTTCCACCCTGAAGGTCCTAATCGAAAGGCCGTTGCTGGTGTCGCCGCCATCGCCGTGATTTTGCACGCTGCCGCCCTTTCTCAAGCGATGTTTACGACCGATGGACAAAACTTCAGCCTCACTAATGTGATCTCGTTAGTGAACTGGATCATCGCCTTCACCTTTACCGTGATGATGTTTAGGCTAAAAGTGATTGTGGTTGTACCCGTGGTTTACGCCTGCTCTGTGCTCTCTGTAGCCCTACTCTGGTTATTGCCGCCTAAATTTATTACTCACTTTGAGCTGTACCCTGAGGTTTTGGCCCACGTTGTGCTCTCTCTCATGGCATACAGCGCCCTGATGATCGCCGCCCTGTACGCGATTCAGCTGGCGATGATCCAAAATAAACTCAAAAAGAAACAATTAATGTTGAGCCCAGGCATTCCACCGTTGATGACGGTAGAAAAGCAGCTCTATCATCTTGTGATTATTGGGGTGATTTTATTGAGTTTATCCCTCGCCACTGGCTTTATCTTCCTCGATGATATGTTTGCCGATGGCAAAGGCCATAAGGCGATTCTGTCAATCATCGCGTGGTTTGTGTATATCGCCATGCTATGGCAGCAGTATTGGGTCGGTTGTAAAATTCGCACCGCGGTCATTTACACCTTAACCGGCGCGACCTTGTTATCCTTAGCTTATTTCGGCGCTCGCATTGTCAAAGAGTTAATTCTTAGTTAA
- the acpS gene encoding holo-ACP synthase, whose product MAIVGLGTDIVEIERITAHVARSGDKLAKRVLTEAEFDIYQQHSQPSRYLAKRFAAKEAAAKALGTGIGRGVSFQHIHIGNTPDGAPTIDFTQGAQQRLALLNGVVGHISIADEKSYAIATVILESR is encoded by the coding sequence ATGGCAATCGTTGGGCTTGGCACTGATATAGTTGAAATCGAGCGCATCACTGCTCATGTGGCACGTTCCGGCGATAAGCTGGCTAAACGTGTACTCACGGAGGCTGAGTTCGATATCTATCAACAGCATAGCCAACCGAGCCGTTATTTGGCTAAACGTTTTGCCGCCAAAGAGGCTGCAGCAAAAGCCCTGGGGACGGGGATTGGTCGAGGAGTATCTTTTCAGCATATCCATATTGGGAATACGCCCGATGGTGCGCCGACGATTGATTTTACACAAGGGGCACAGCAGCGTTTAGCTTTGCTCAACGGCGTGGTTGGACACATTTCAATCGCCGATGAAAAATCCTACGCCATTGCGACGGTTATCCTCGAATCGCGCTAG
- a CDS encoding DUF962 domain-containing protein — MKSAVEQLSTYKSVHLNQRNILTHFVGIPLIIWSAFLLLATIRIPLGSAVDVSLGVILGAGVLVYYFRLHAKLAIGLALFIAPVVYTTELMADSPNAFWLAISVFIVGWIFQLIGHQYEKAKPAFVDDLNQLLIGPFFLMAEVYFILGLEKALDAEITPIAIEKRRTLEARLKTRSVK, encoded by the coding sequence ATGAAATCCGCCGTAGAGCAGCTATCAACCTATAAGAGTGTGCATTTAAATCAGCGCAACATACTTACCCATTTCGTTGGTATTCCATTGATTATATGGTCTGCTTTCCTATTGCTGGCGACTATCCGTATTCCACTTGGCAGTGCGGTTGATGTGAGTTTAGGTGTGATTTTAGGGGCAGGAGTGCTGGTTTATTACTTTCGCTTACATGCAAAGTTAGCGATTGGCCTAGCTTTATTTATCGCCCCCGTCGTTTATACCACAGAGCTAATGGCTGACTCTCCCAACGCCTTCTGGTTGGCTATATCGGTCTTTATCGTGGGATGGATTTTTCAGTTGATTGGCCATCAATACGAGAAGGCTAAACCCGCTTTTGTGGACGATTTAAATCAACTGCTAATAGGCCCATTTTTCTTGATGGCCGAAGTGTATTTTATCTTGGGGTTAGAAAAGGCGTTAGATGCCGAGATTACACCTATCGCTATCGAGAAGCGCCGGACGCTCGAAGCACGTCTCAAGACGCGAAGCGTTAAATAA
- the ffh gene encoding signal recognition particle protein, which produces MFENLTDRLSRTLKNISGRGRLTEENVKETLREVRMALLEADVALPVVREFVNNVKERAVGQEVAKSLSPGQAFIKIVQSELEKSMGEANQALDLATQPPAVVMMAGLQGAGKTTSVAKLGKLLRTRHKKSVLVVSADVYRPAAIKQLETLATEVDVEFFPSDVSQKPIDIAKAAIAHAKLKFIDVVILDTAGRLHVDEAMMDEIKALHAAVKPIETLFVVDAMTGQDAANTAKAFNEALPLTGVILTKVDGDARGGAALSIRHITGKPIKFLGVGEKTDALEPFHPDRIASRILGMGDVLSLIEEVERGVDKDKAMKLASKVKQGGSFDLEDFREQLQQMKNMGGMMSMIEKLPGVGQLPPDALAQIQDGKMTRQMEAIINSMTAKERKNPDLIKGSRKRRIAAGSGTQIQDVNRLLKQFTQMQKMMKKMSAKGGIQKMMRGMRGMMPGGMKFPGR; this is translated from the coding sequence ATGTTTGAGAATCTAACCGACAGACTGTCACGCACGCTGAAAAATATCAGTGGCCGTGGTCGCTTAACCGAAGAAAACGTTAAGGAAACCCTGCGCGAAGTGCGTATGGCGCTGCTGGAGGCCGATGTTGCCCTGCCTGTGGTGCGTGAATTCGTTAACAATGTAAAAGAACGTGCCGTTGGTCAGGAAGTGGCGAAGAGCTTAAGTCCTGGTCAAGCCTTTATTAAGATTGTTCAAAGTGAACTTGAAAAATCCATGGGCGAGGCAAACCAAGCTCTGGATTTAGCCACTCAGCCGCCAGCCGTGGTGATGATGGCGGGTCTTCAAGGTGCGGGTAAAACGACCAGCGTTGCCAAACTGGGTAAGCTGCTGCGTACGCGCCATAAAAAATCGGTATTAGTTGTCAGTGCTGACGTTTATCGTCCTGCGGCGATTAAACAGCTTGAAACTTTAGCGACCGAAGTCGATGTGGAGTTCTTCCCATCGGATGTGAGCCAAAAGCCAATCGATATCGCCAAGGCGGCCATTGCCCACGCCAAACTCAAATTTATCGATGTGGTGATCCTCGATACCGCGGGTCGTCTGCACGTCGATGAAGCCATGATGGATGAGATCAAGGCGCTGCACGCGGCGGTTAAGCCGATTGAGACACTGTTCGTAGTCGATGCCATGACAGGTCAAGACGCGGCAAACACGGCCAAAGCCTTTAACGAAGCGCTGCCGCTCACCGGTGTTATTTTAACTAAGGTCGACGGTGATGCGCGCGGTGGTGCGGCATTATCGATTCGCCACATTACAGGCAAGCCGATTAAATTCCTCGGTGTCGGCGAGAAGACCGATGCCCTAGAGCCTTTCCATCCAGACCGTATCGCCTCACGTATTCTCGGCATGGGCGACGTATTATCGCTTATCGAAGAAGTTGAGCGCGGTGTCGATAAAGATAAGGCGATGAAGCTGGCTTCCAAAGTGAAGCAGGGCGGCAGTTTTGATCTTGAAGATTTCCGCGAGCAGCTACAGCAGATGAAAAACATGGGCGGCATGATGAGCATGATTGAAAAGCTGCCCGGTGTGGGTCAGTTGCCACCGGATGCCTTAGCGCAAATCCAAGACGGTAAAATGACCCGTCAAATGGAAGCCATCATTAACTCAATGACGGCGAAAGAGCGTAAAAACCCCGATTTAATCAAGGGCTCACGTAAGCGTCGTATCGCTGCGGGTTCTGGTACGCAAATTCAAGACGTGAACCGTTTATTGAAACAGTTTACCCAAATGCAAAAGATGATGAAAAAGATGTCTGCCAAGGGCGGCATCCAGAAGATGATGCGCGGAATGCGTGGCATGATGCCTGGCGGGATGAAATTTCCTGGCCGTTAA
- the rpsP gene encoding 30S ribosomal protein S16 — translation MVTIRLARGGAKKRPFYNIVVADSRNARDGRFIERVGFFNPLARGQEETLRLDLARVEHWVSNGAATTDRVAKLIKDAKAAA, via the coding sequence ATGGTTACCATTCGTTTAGCTCGTGGTGGCGCTAAAAAGCGTCCATTTTACAACATCGTTGTTGCTGACAGCCGTAACGCTCGTGACGGTCGTTTCATTGAGCGTGTTGGTTTCTTCAACCCATTGGCTCGTGGCCAAGAAGAAACTTTACGTTTAGACCTAGCTCGCGTTGAGCACTGGGTTTCTAACGGCGCTGCGACAACTGATCGCGTAGCAAAATTGATCAAAGACGCTAAAGCTGCTGCTTAA
- a CDS encoding 3-deoxy-7-phosphoheptulonate synthase — MQQDTINNVHISSEKVLITPQELKAALPLSEHAYRYILNARKTVADIVHKRDNRVLIVTGPCSIHDIDAAKEYALKLKKLHDELSDEFYILMRVYFEKPRTTVGWKGMINDPDMDESFDVEKGLKMARELMIWLAELELPVATEALDPISPQYISELVTWSAIGARTTESQTHREMASGLSMPVGFKNGTDGKLDVAINALKSAASSHRFMGINQQGQVALLQTAGNPDGHVILRGGATPNYDAKSVAECEAQLHKAKLNARLIIDCSHGNSSKDYTRQVPVCEDVFAQIYNGNKSIIGVMLESHLNEGNQSCDKPLSELAYGVSVTDSCINWEKTESVLRAGASKLSSVLATRFDMLKVANA; from the coding sequence ATGCAACAGGATACGATCAATAACGTACACATCAGTTCAGAGAAAGTTCTTATTACACCGCAGGAGCTAAAAGCGGCCCTGCCACTCTCTGAGCATGCGTATCGTTATATCCTCAATGCACGCAAAACAGTGGCGGATATTGTCCATAAGCGCGATAACCGCGTGCTTATCGTCACTGGACCTTGTTCTATCCATGATATCGATGCCGCCAAGGAATACGCCTTAAAGCTTAAAAAACTACACGATGAACTCAGCGATGAGTTTTACATCCTGATGCGAGTCTACTTTGAGAAGCCACGTACCACAGTGGGTTGGAAGGGGATGATTAACGATCCTGATATGGACGAGTCCTTCGATGTTGAGAAGGGTTTAAAGATGGCCCGTGAGCTGATGATTTGGTTGGCCGAACTCGAACTGCCTGTGGCAACCGAAGCGCTCGATCCGATCAGCCCACAGTACATCTCGGAATTAGTCACTTGGTCGGCCATTGGTGCTCGCACGACTGAGTCGCAAACCCACAGGGAAATGGCGTCGGGTTTATCTATGCCCGTCGGCTTTAAAAATGGCACAGATGGAAAGCTCGATGTAGCGATTAACGCGCTGAAATCGGCGGCCAGCAGCCACAGATTTATGGGGATTAACCAGCAGGGCCAAGTGGCGTTATTGCAAACCGCGGGAAATCCCGATGGACATGTGATCCTGCGTGGCGGCGCCACGCCAAACTACGATGCAAAGAGCGTTGCCGAGTGTGAAGCGCAGTTACATAAAGCCAAACTCAATGCTCGCCTTATTATCGATTGTAGCCACGGTAATTCGTCTAAGGACTACACAAGGCAAGTCCCTGTGTGTGAAGATGTATTTGCCCAGATTTACAACGGCAATAAATCCATCATTGGCGTGATGTTAGAAAGCCATTTAAATGAAGGTAATCAGAGTTGTGATAAACCATTGAGCGAATTGGCCTATGGGGTTTCTGTGACAGACTCCTGTATTAATTGGGAAAAAACCGAAAGCGTTTTACGTGCGGGCGCATCGAAGTTATCTTCGGTATTAGCAACCCGTTTCGATATGCTCAAAGTGGCCAATGCTTAA
- a CDS encoding HlyC/CorC family transporter produces MDAISTSALLIFLLVLILCSAYFSGSETAMMTLNRYRLRHLASNGHKGAIRALKLLERPDRLIGLILIGNNLVNILASAIATIVGMRLWGDLGVAIATGVLTLVVLVFAEVTPKTIAALNPERIAFPSSILLIGLSTIFAYVVTSVNWITTGMLRLFGIKTISSSDALSQEELRTVVHEAGALIPQRHQEMLLSILDLEKVTVEDIMVPRSDIYAINVNDDFKYINRQVIQSPHTRVLVYRDTIDDAVGFIHLRDALRLQSKEQFSKSSLLRAVKELYFIPEGTPLNVQLANFQHNKERIGLVVDEYGDIQGLVTLEDILEEIVGDFTTSMLATPSEDITAQQDGSYLVDASITIRDLNKEMKWDFPTDGPKTLNGLILEYLEDIPAENTSLRLAGYPLEVIEVADNMVKTVRIIPQHYQSPR; encoded by the coding sequence TTGGACGCTATATCGACAAGCGCACTCCTCATTTTCTTACTAGTGCTTATTCTTTGTTCTGCCTACTTTTCAGGTTCTGAAACCGCCATGATGACCCTTAACCGCTATCGGTTAAGACATCTCGCCTCAAACGGCCATAAAGGTGCCATTCGTGCCCTCAAGTTGCTCGAACGTCCAGACCGCTTAATTGGCTTAATTCTGATTGGCAATAACCTGGTTAATATTCTTGCCTCGGCCATTGCCACCATTGTTGGTATGCGCCTTTGGGGCGATTTAGGCGTCGCGATAGCCACAGGTGTGCTGACCTTGGTCGTATTGGTCTTTGCCGAAGTCACACCCAAAACCATCGCCGCCTTGAACCCTGAGCGAATTGCCTTCCCATCGAGTATTTTACTCATTGGTTTATCAACAATTTTTGCCTATGTCGTTACCAGCGTTAACTGGATAACCACAGGTATGCTGCGTCTCTTTGGCATCAAAACCATCAGCAGCAGTGATGCACTCAGCCAAGAAGAATTAAGGACGGTAGTCCATGAGGCTGGCGCCTTGATCCCCCAACGCCACCAAGAGATGTTGTTATCAATCTTGGATTTAGAGAAGGTCACCGTAGAGGACATCATGGTGCCGCGCTCGGATATTTACGCCATTAACGTCAACGATGATTTTAAGTATATCAACCGTCAAGTGATCCAAAGTCCACATACTCGTGTACTGGTTTACCGCGATACCATTGACGATGCCGTCGGCTTTATTCATCTGCGTGACGCGCTGCGCCTGCAATCGAAAGAGCAGTTCAGTAAGTCCTCATTGCTACGTGCTGTCAAAGAACTCTACTTTATTCCCGAAGGTACACCGCTCAATGTGCAATTAGCCAACTTTCAGCACAATAAAGAACGTATCGGCCTAGTAGTCGATGAATACGGTGATATCCAAGGATTAGTGACACTCGAAGATATTCTCGAAGAAATTGTCGGTGACTTCACCACCTCTATGCTGGCCACACCGAGTGAAGACATTACCGCCCAGCAGGATGGAAGCTACTTAGTCGATGCCAGTATCACTATCCGTGATTTGAATAAAGAAATGAAATGGGACTTCCCAACCGATGGCCCCAAAACCCTCAATGGCCTGATCTTAGAGTATTTAGAGGATATCCCCGCAGAAAACACTAGCCTTCGCCTAGCCGGTTATCCATTAGAAGTCATTGAAGTCGCAGACAATATGGTCAAAACCGTACGTATCATTCCACAGCATTATCAGTCTCCACGCTAA